In Caldisericia bacterium, a genomic segment contains:
- a CDS encoding glycerophosphodiester phosphodiesterase family protein, with protein MIIIGHRGCFYETENTIKSFLKAFEIGADGIEVDVQKTLDDKIVLSHDSNLRRVFEVDFDIRKNNYNSLKNLNLKENIPSLEEVLEFVRDKNKFIDVEIKNPDDFKFTLDIIKKFDYKEVIVSSFYHNKIFEFKKIYPEINFAYLFVHVPKNIDEYLKDVQFIKPNINYIVDYYKNFSLRIIPWVVNEYEEIELIKNLNPFGVITDFPDRFLIKSSKNTNLSYLLKTILKEESKINEDYLELKLVNSFIDLHIEKIETDGSLIKIEKEYPFKWNLGEKITIKVKNYSKKSKIKIKIKEFGIIEFGLDELIKLLT; from the coding sequence ATGATAATTATAGGACATAGAGGATGTTTTTATGAAACAGAAAATACAATAAAAAGTTTCTTAAAAGCATTTGAGATAGGAGCAGATGGAATAGAAGTTGATGTTCAAAAGACCCTTGATGATAAAATTGTCCTTTCTCATGATTCAAACTTAAGAAGAGTCTTTGAAGTTGATTTTGATATAAGAAAAAACAATTACAACTCCCTTAAGAATTTAAATTTAAAAGAAAATATTCCTTCTCTAGAAGAAGTTTTAGAGTTTGTTAGAGATAAAAATAAATTTATTGATGTTGAAATAAAAAATCCAGATGATTTTAAATTTACTTTAGATATAATCAAGAAATTTGATTATAAAGAGGTTATTGTTTCTTCTTTTTACCATAACAAAATTTTTGAATTTAAAAAAATTTATCCAGAAATTAATTTTGCATATTTGTTTGTACATGTTCCCAAAAATATAGATGAATATTTGAAAGATGTTCAATTTATAAAGCCTAACATAAATTATATAGTTGATTACTATAAAAATTTTTCGTTAAGGATTATTCCTTGGGTTGTAAATGAATATGAAGAGATAGAACTAATTAAAAACTTAAATCCATTTGGAGTTATAACAGATTTTCCAGATAGATTTTTAATTAAAAGTTCAAAAAATACAAATCTCTCTTATCTATTGAAAACAATCTTAAAGGAAGAAAGTAAAATAAATGAAGATTATTTAGAGTTAAAATTAGTTAATTCATTTATTGATTTACACATTGAAAAAATTGAAACGGATGGTTCTTTAATTAAAATTGAAAAAGAATATCCATTCAAATGGAATTTGGGAGAAAAAATAACTATAAAAGTTAAAAACTATTCAAAAAAAAGTAAAATTAAAATCAAAATAAAGGAATTTGGTATTATTGAATTTGGATTAGATGAATTAATTAAACTTTTAACCTAA
- a CDS encoding xanthine dehydrogenase family protein molybdopterin-binding subunit, with the protein MSEFNYIGEEISRIDGFLKVSGKAIYTNDLNFPDLLHARLLTSPLSHAKIKSINIEEAKKIEGVRAIVLGKDYPILFGIYLGDKPPLAIDKVRYFGEPVAAVVADNEEIAERAVKLIKVEYEPLPFVGNPLDALKENAPIIHEEMEKYSHIPSIHPEPGTNVANRTKIRKGDIEKGFKEADVIIEEEFCLPPGDHVALEPRAVIAEILPDGMVVIYSSTQAPFVVRNLLSKFFGIPHEKIKIIAPKVGGGFGGKAGIQLEGLALILSKSVNGRKVKLVNKREEDLISSPGRIGMYGKVKIGARKDGVITAMDILYVFDSGAYADYAVNISRGAAISCTGPYNVPNVKCDSLCVYTNHPFATAYRGFGHIELGFAIERAIDILSKKLNIDPVELRYINAIKKGDTTPTQQLMDDSTGDLRKCITRAKELIKWDEGDYIKIDENKVRAKGFACFWKPPMIPPNTDAGAIITFNENGSINVNVGVVEIGSGTQTGIAQIVASKFKIDISKVNVVSEVITDRSPHDWTTAASRSLVMAGRAVLEACDDAINQIKEIAAQVLRCPKEDLELKDGKVYVLGDQNKFLELKDIVLGYVYPNGNAIGGPIIGRGKYISRFLTDIDKETGKGEPSLEYTMGAEAVEVEVDLRDGNYKILKAVCVIDAGHVINRKLVKNQFIGGIEMAIGFSTTEGFIFDSRGRVLNYTLRDFKIPRFGEHPEYIIDFVETPQLDGPYGARGIGEEAILGIPGALSNAISRAIGKEINRLPITFERVFNKIREEK; encoded by the coding sequence ATGAGTGAATTTAATTATATTGGAGAGGAAATTAGTAGAATAGATGGATTTTTAAAAGTGTCTGGAAAAGCAATTTATACAAATGATTTAAATTTTCCTGATCTTTTACATGCAAGATTATTAACAAGTCCACTTTCACATGCAAAAATAAAATCAATAAACATTGAAGAGGCTAAAAAGATTGAAGGAGTTAGGGCAATAGTTTTAGGGAAAGATTATCCAATTCTTTTTGGAATTTATCTTGGTGATAAACCACCTCTTGCAATAGATAAAGTAAGATATTTTGGAGAACCAGTTGCAGCAGTTGTTGCTGATAATGAAGAGATCGCAGAGAGAGCAGTTAAACTTATAAAAGTTGAATATGAACCGCTTCCTTTTGTTGGAAATCCACTTGATGCCTTAAAAGAAAATGCACCAATTATTCATGAGGAAATGGAAAAATATTCACATATTCCAAGTATTCATCCAGAACCGGGAACCAATGTCGCAAATAGAACAAAAATTAGGAAAGGAGATATTGAAAAAGGATTTAAAGAGGCTGATGTAATTATAGAAGAGGAGTTTTGTCTTCCACCAGGTGATCATGTAGCGCTTGAACCAAGAGCAGTAATTGCAGAAATTTTACCTGATGGTATGGTAGTTATTTATTCTTCTACACAAGCACCTTTTGTTGTAAGAAATCTATTGAGTAAATTTTTTGGTATTCCACATGAAAAAATAAAAATAATTGCCCCTAAAGTTGGTGGAGGATTTGGTGGAAAAGCAGGAATACAACTTGAAGGTTTAGCATTAATTCTTTCAAAAAGCGTGAATGGAAGAAAAGTTAAACTTGTTAATAAAAGAGAAGAAGATTTAATTTCATCACCGGGCAGAATTGGTATGTATGGAAAAGTAAAAATTGGTGCAAGAAAAGATGGAGTGATAACTGCAATGGATATTTTATATGTTTTTGATTCAGGTGCTTATGCAGATTATGCAGTAAACATATCAAGAGGTGCGGCTATATCTTGTACAGGACCATATAATGTTCCCAATGTTAAATGCGATTCATTATGTGTTTATACAAATCATCCTTTTGCAACTGCTTATAGAGGTTTCGGACATATTGAACTTGGTTTTGCAATTGAAAGAGCAATTGATATTCTAAGTAAAAAATTGAATATAGATCCTGTTGAATTAAGATACATAAATGCAATCAAAAAAGGAGATACAACCCCAACACAACAACTAATGGATGATTCAACTGGAGATTTAAGAAAATGTATTACAAGGGCTAAAGAACTCATTAAATGGGATGAAGGTGATTATATAAAGATAGATGAAAATAAAGTTAGAGCAAAAGGTTTCGCATGTTTTTGGAAACCACCTATGATTCCTCCAAATACAGATGCAGGCGCAATAATAACTTTTAATGAGAATGGATCAATAAATGTGAATGTTGGTGTTGTTGAGATAGGTTCAGGAACTCAAACTGGAATTGCTCAAATTGTTGCATCAAAATTTAAAATTGACATTTCAAAAGTAAATGTGGTTTCTGAAGTTATAACAGATAGATCTCCACATGATTGGACAACTGCTGCAAGTAGATCATTGGTTATGGCTGGAAGAGCAGTGTTAGAGGCATGTGATGATGCGATAAATCAAATAAAAGAAATAGCAGCACAAGTACTAAGATGCCCTAAGGAAGACTTAGAATTAAAAGATGGTAAAGTTTATGTCTTAGGAGATCAAAATAAATTTTTAGAACTCAAAGATATTGTTTTAGGATATGTTTATCCAAATGGTAATGCAATAGGTGGACCAATTATTGGTAGAGGAAAATATATATCAAGATTTTTGACTGATATTGACAAAGAAACAGGCAAGGGTGAACCCTCTCTTGAATATACTATGGGTGCAGAAGCGGTTGAGGTAGAAGTTGACTTAAGAGATGGAAACTATAAAATACTTAAGGCAGTTTGTGTAATAGATGCAGGTCATGTAATAAACAGAAAACTTGTTAAAAATCAATTTATTGGCGGGATTGAGATGGCGATAGGTTTTTCAACAACAGAGGGATTTATTTTCGATTCAAGAGGAAGAGTTTTAAATTATACTTTAAGAGATTTCAAGATTCCAAGATTTGGAGAACACCCAGAATATATTATTGATTTTGTTGAAACTCCACAACTTGATGGTCCATATGGTGCAAGAGGTATTGGGGAAGAAGCAATTTTAGGTATTCCAGGTGCTCTTTCAAATGCAATATCAAGAGCAATTGGTAAAGAAATTAATAGATTACCTATAACTTTTGAAAGAGTTTTTAATAAAATAAGGGAGGAGAAATGA
- a CDS encoding NADH:flavin oxidoreductase, whose product MSKLFEEIQIGDMVLKNRIVMPPLAVKNPEKGGFVNDIVLKYYTNMSKLGMGLIITENAFPSKESRVMPNQLLLSDDIFIEGHKKLVNEVHKNGVKIAIEINHAGANLFEIPELKNMLKNKDERDFILEDEEDTRKPLKSINEEDLPKEKIREIVLSFGEAARRAKESGYDMIEIHAGHGFLINQFLSPMINKRKDEYGGTFLNRARILFEIIEEVKLKTQGSLISVRLPLSDNPPQYKFFDDGLSLEEGLLIGKEVSYKVNMIDVTGGYSGSRPKEISQFDGYFKDYSKRLKEIVSIPINLTGGIKTPQFANFLIENEYCDTVGIGRALLSNKDWIEEARKELG is encoded by the coding sequence ATGAGTAAATTATTTGAAGAGATTCAAATAGGGGATATGGTTCTTAAAAATAGAATCGTTATGCCACCACTTGCAGTAAAAAATCCAGAAAAAGGTGGATTTGTAAATGACATAGTTTTAAAATACTATACAAATATGTCAAAACTTGGAATGGGTTTAATTATCACTGAAAATGCTTTTCCTTCAAAAGAATCAAGAGTTATGCCAAATCAACTTTTATTATCTGATGATATCTTTATTGAAGGTCATAAAAAATTAGTAAATGAGGTTCATAAAAATGGAGTAAAAATTGCTATTGAAATTAATCATGCAGGTGCAAATTTATTTGAAATTCCAGAACTTAAAAATATGCTAAAAAATAAAGATGAAAGAGATTTTATTCTTGAAGATGAAGAAGATACTAGAAAACCCTTAAAATCAATAAATGAAGAAGATTTACCAAAAGAAAAAATTAGAGAAATCGTTTTGTCATTTGGAGAAGCAGCAAGAAGAGCAAAGGAATCAGGATATGATATGATTGAAATTCATGCAGGACATGGATTTTTAATTAATCAATTTCTCTCACCAATGATTAACAAAAGAAAAGATGAATATGGAGGCACTTTTTTAAATAGAGCAAGGATTCTCTTTGAAATAATTGAGGAAGTAAAATTAAAAACTCAGGGTTCTTTAATTTCTGTAAGATTACCTTTATCTGATAATCCTCCTCAATATAAATTTTTTGATGACGGTCTTTCGTTAGAAGAGGGTCTATTAATTGGAAAAGAGGTGTCCTATAAAGTAAATATGATTGATGTTACAGGAGGATACTCTGGTAGTCGACCAAAAGAAATATCTCAATTTGATGGATATTTTAAAGATTATAGTAAAAGATTAAAAGAAATAGTAAGCATTCCAATTAATTTGACTGGAGGAATAAAAACACCTCAATTTGCAAATTTTTTAATTGAAAACGAATATTGTGATACTGTTGGAATTGGAAGAGCGCTTTTATCTAATAAAGATTGGATTGAAGAAGCGAGAAAAGAGTTAGGTTAA
- a CDS encoding aspartate kinase, which yields MKVLKFGGTSVGDSEIIKKVKEIVEGVKDDKAIVVSAMSGITDALIRATNFAKDGSQEYLLEFERIKTKHRNIMNELFGENLKEVEELLEELHSILNSIKILGEVTPRAFDTILSFGERMNVRVVSEYFKRNKLKSIPVDSNLFLITDDNFGNANPIYEESQPLVDKIIVPLIIDGIVPVITGFIGKTKSGFITTLGRGGSDFSATILGRLLNADEVRIYTDVDGVLTSDPKYVKNAKTIKYLSYIEAAELSYYGAKVLHPRSLLPVIDRKIPVRILNTFNPKSEGTLICDLIDDEKFIKAITFIQDISLISVNGKGMLGVPGISFRVFKNAFELKTNVLMISQSSSEQNICFVVKRNESEKLVERLYSEFKEELKRKEIDSIVVDNDVSIISIIGAKMKGRYGIAGKIFSILGNNKINIIAIAQGSSEYNISFIVKDSDVINAVNILHDELKLGDE from the coding sequence ATGAAAGTTTTAAAGTTTGGTGGAACATCTGTTGGTGATAGTGAAATTATAAAAAAGGTGAAAGAGATAGTTGAGGGAGTTAAGGATGATAAGGCCATTGTTGTTTCAGCAATGAGCGGCATAACTGATGCACTAATAAGAGCAACAAATTTTGCAAAAGATGGTTCTCAAGAGTATCTCTTAGAGTTTGAAAGGATAAAAACAAAACACAGAAATATTATGAACGAGTTATTTGGTGAAAATTTAAAAGAAGTTGAAGAACTACTTGAGGAACTACACTCAATATTAAACAGTATAAAAATTTTAGGAGAAGTAACTCCAAGGGCTTTTGATACTATACTTTCTTTTGGTGAAAGAATGAATGTAAGAGTTGTTTCTGAATATTTCAAAAGAAATAAATTGAAATCTATTCCAGTTGATTCAAATCTCTTTTTAATTACAGATGATAATTTTGGAAATGCAAATCCAATTTATGAAGAATCACAACCTCTTGTTGATAAAATAATTGTTCCTCTAATTATTGATGGAATAGTACCAGTTATTACTGGTTTTATTGGAAAAACAAAGAGTGGTTTTATAACTACTCTTGGTAGAGGTGGTTCTGATTTTTCAGCAACAATTTTGGGAAGACTTTTAAATGCAGATGAAGTAAGAATTTATACTGATGTAGACGGTGTCTTAACTTCAGATCCTAAATATGTTAAAAATGCTAAAACAATAAAATATCTATCTTATATTGAAGCAGCAGAACTTTCTTATTATGGTGCCAAGGTTTTACATCCACGTTCTTTACTTCCAGTAATTGATAGAAAAATTCCTGTAAGAATTCTGAATACATTTAATCCAAAGAGTGAAGGAACTTTAATATGTGATTTAATTGATGATGAAAAGTTTATTAAAGCAATAACTTTTATTCAAGATATTTCTCTTATTAGTGTTAATGGAAAGGGAATGCTTGGAGTTCCTGGAATTTCTTTTAGAGTTTTCAAAAATGCTTTTGAATTAAAAACAAATGTTTTAATGATATCCCAATCTTCTTCTGAACAAAATATCTGTTTTGTTGTAAAAAGAAACGAGAGTGAAAAATTGGTTGAAAGATTATATTCTGAGTTTAAAGAAGAATTAAAAAGAAAAGAAATTGATAGTATAGTTGTTGATAACGATGTTTCAATAATATCAATAATTGGTGCAAAAATGAAAGGAAGATATGGTATTGCAGGGAAAATTTTTTCGATTCTTGGTAATAACAAAATTAATATAATAGCGATAGCACAAGGTTCATCAGAATATAATATCTCATTCATTGTAAAAGATAGCGATGTTATTAATGCTGTTAATATATTACATGATGAGTTAAAATTAGGTGATGAGTAA
- the tsaB gene encoding tRNA (adenosine(37)-N6)-threonylcarbamoyltransferase complex dimerization subunit type 1 TsaB, which yields MLQISLNTAIEPYGISLLEDEKLLSEYTWSFSDTGKNDHITGLDFLLKNLNKKINDINFLTILSGPGSFTGLRIGFTFAKTINYLFKIPIVTVDAFEVLQEKIKVENYLIVINAGLKELFLFKENDIKIVKQSELIEISKESLIIFPEYYLFKEFGIGIYLNIDTYTLGKVGFKKFKKGEVIDYKNLVPLYLREIESIFKKYKT from the coding sequence TGTTACAAATTTCATTAAATACAGCGATTGAACCATATGGAATTTCACTTTTAGAAGACGAGAAACTTTTATCAGAATATACTTGGTCATTTTCTGATACAGGGAAAAATGATCATATTACTGGCCTTGACTTTCTTTTAAAAAATTTAAATAAAAAAATTAATGATATAAATTTTTTAACTATTCTTTCTGGACCAGGTTCATTTACAGGTTTGAGAATAGGTTTTACCTTTGCAAAAACAATTAATTATCTCTTTAAAATTCCAATAGTTACTGTTGATGCTTTTGAAGTTTTACAAGAAAAAATTAAAGTCGAAAACTATTTAATTGTCATAAATGCAGGACTAAAGGAGTTATTTTTATTTAAGGAGAATGACATAAAAATAGTTAAACAAAGTGAATTAATTGAAATTTCAAAGGAAAGTTTAATTATTTTTCCTGAATATTATTTGTTCAAGGAATTTGGAATTGGAATTTATTTAAATATTGATACATATACTCTGGGTAAAGTTGGATTTAAAAAATTTAAAAAAGGAGAAGTGATTGATTATAAAAACTTAGTACCTCTTTATTTAAGAGAAATTGAATCAATATTTAAAAAATATAAAACATAG
- a CDS encoding GIY-YIG nuclease family protein, with the protein MLKTYILILILKKDLSIKVGVLKNVYFKKGYYIYIGSGKRNIKKRILRHIRNYKKIRWHIDYLTTNENFEIKNIFLFSNISECYLSNKFYLNNFSYISKFGSSDCSCKSHLYYSESFKKIKNLLKSFKKRRFL; encoded by the coding sequence ATGCTTAAAACATACATTTTAATTTTAATACTAAAAAAAGATTTATCAATAAAAGTTGGGGTTTTAAAAAATGTTTATTTTAAAAAAGGATATTATATTTACATAGGAAGCGGTAAAAGAAATATAAAGAAAAGAATTTTAAGACATATAAGAAATTATAAAAAAATTAGATGGCATATAGATTATCTAACAACAAATGAAAATTTTGAAATAAAAAATATCTTTTTATTTAGCAATATCTCAGAATGTTATCTGTCTAATAAATTCTATTTAAATAACTTTTCATATATTAGTAAATTTGGTTCTTCAGATTGCTCTTGTAAATCTCATCTTTATTACTCAGAAAGTTTTAAAAAAATAAAAAATTTGTTAAAATCCTTTAAAAAGAGGAGGTTTTTATGA
- the asd gene encoding aspartate-semialdehyde dehydrogenase — MVEVAILGATGIVGQRFISILQNHPFFKIKELCASENKKGRRFLDSVDWLIEEELNDEIKEIKLKSINDKLESKIIFSALPKEISFEIEDELSKKGYYVFSNSSSHRYDKFVPILIPEVNLEHIESIKFQKRAGFIVTNPNCTTTGIAIPLKPIKEKLGIKRVLSVSMQAISGAGVSGLPSMKIINNIIPYIENEEEKIEIELRKILGKFTKDGFLSANFDVEARCNRVPIRDGHMIINFVETDKEVDVEKIKEILEDFKGEPQKLNLPTSPKKVLRIFDEQTRPQPILDSNIDKGMSISIGRIKKSSFFTFTFTSLVHNTIRGAAGGSVLNAEILYKLNYIKV; from the coding sequence ATGGTTGAGGTAGCTATTTTAGGCGCAACAGGAATTGTAGGGCAAAGATTTATTTCAATTTTGCAAAATCATCCATTTTTTAAAATAAAGGAGTTGTGTGCAAGTGAAAATAAAAAAGGGAGAAGATTTTTAGATTCAGTTGATTGGCTTATTGAGGAAGAGTTAAATGATGAGATAAAAGAGATAAAATTAAAATCAATTAATGATAAATTGGAAAGTAAAATTATCTTTTCTGCATTACCAAAAGAGATCTCTTTTGAAATAGAAGATGAACTTTCAAAAAAGGGTTATTATGTATTTAGTAACTCAAGTTCACATAGATACGATAAATTTGTTCCTATACTTATTCCTGAAGTAAATTTAGAACATATTGAATCAATTAAATTTCAAAAAAGAGCCGGTTTTATAGTAACAAATCCAAATTGTACAACAACAGGTATCGCAATTCCTCTTAAACCAATAAAAGAAAAATTGGGAATTAAAAGAGTTTTATCTGTATCAATGCAAGCAATTTCTGGCGCAGGAGTCTCAGGGCTTCCATCAATGAAAATTATTAATAATATAATACCGTATATTGAAAATGAAGAAGAAAAGATTGAAATTGAATTAAGAAAAATATTAGGTAAGTTTACAAAAGATGGTTTTCTATCAGCAAATTTTGATGTTGAGGCAAGGTGTAATAGAGTTCCAATAAGAGATGGTCATATGATAATAAATTTTGTAGAAACAGATAAAGAAGTGGATGTAGAAAAGATAAAAGAAATTTTAGAAGATTTTAAAGGTGAACCCCAAAAGTTAAATTTACCAACTTCTCCAAAAAAAGTGTTAAGAATATTTGATGAACAAACTAGACCTCAACCTATTCTTGATTCGAATATTGATAAAGGTATGTCAATTTCCATTGGTAGGATTAAAAAGAGTTCTTTTTTCACATTTACTTTTACATCCTTAGTTCACAATACAATAAGAGGTGCAGCTGGTGGAAGTGTGTTAAATGCTGAAATTTTATATAAATTAAATTATATTAAGGTATAG
- a CDS encoding ECF transporter S component, translated as MNQKTREITLIGILGAITILLGFTTWGYIPLPTPAGAATIMHIPVIITGIVLGAKYGALVGVIFGISVIYAFGSMFPIWVLFPARPLIGVFAALVFYSLYKVLKQEKKINLIITHMAASIILFLILFYVIQKYIKFYYISLIIIFIISLLFYLYISKGKPLVVSLTLASFVGSMTNTVITLGLGVIFKVINIQQAISVGIIHGIPEAILAIVVCVPISIYLFKFLKKDIT; from the coding sequence ATGAATCAAAAGACAAGAGAAATTACTTTAATTGGAATTTTAGGTGCTATAACTATTCTTTTGGGTTTTACCACATGGGGCTATATTCCTCTTCCAACACCTGCAGGTGCTGCAACAATAATGCATATCCCAGTTATAATTACTGGTATTGTATTAGGCGCAAAATATGGTGCACTTGTTGGAGTTATTTTTGGAATTTCTGTTATTTATGCATTTGGTTCAATGTTCCCTATTTGGGTTTTATTCCCAGCAAGGCCTCTAATTGGAGTTTTTGCAGCATTAGTATTTTATTCATTATATAAAGTTTTAAAACAAGAGAAAAAAATTAATCTAATAATAACACATATGGCAGCATCAATTATTCTATTTCTAATTCTATTTTATGTGATTCAGAAATATATAAAATTTTATTATATTTCTCTTATAATTATCTTTATTATTTCACTTTTATTCTATTTATATATTTCTAAGGGTAAGCCCTTGGTTGTTTCATTAACCCTTGCATCCTTTGTTGGTAGTATGACAAATACAGTTATAACACTTGGTTTGGGTGTTATATTTAAAGTAATAAATATTCAACAAGCAATTAGTGTTGGAATTATTCATGGAATTCCAGAAGCAATTCTGGCTATTGTTGTGTGCGTTCCAATTTCTATTTACCTTTTTAAATTTCTAAAAAAGGATATTACTTAA
- a CDS encoding FAD binding domain-containing protein — translation MISKDFVYVKPENLKEAYEIYKDYEKKGLTPFYYSGGTEIVTFSRKGLISPDILIDLKNIKECKDLYFDNDNLIIGSTVSLNMLVDSNYSKIISKSIRFIADRTTRNKITVGGNVVGQLPFREVVLPLLLLDSKVRIYTSEGFKEFNINEIFDKNLKITKGDIVVQFILKKEFLNLDFYYDRKVFFSRVDYPIVSTLFVKNTSIKMAITGAFNFPLRDKESEDILNQKDLNLSEIVKKIVERLSPLFKSDFRASKEYRIELFKIILNDALRYFGRS, via the coding sequence ATGATATCAAAAGATTTTGTTTATGTAAAACCAGAAAATTTAAAAGAAGCATATGAAATTTATAAAGATTATGAAAAAAAGGGACTGACCCCTTTTTATTACAGTGGGGGAACTGAAATAGTGACTTTTTCAAGAAAAGGCCTTATTTCACCAGATATTTTAATTGATTTAAAGAACATAAAGGAATGTAAAGATTTATATTTTGATAATGACAATTTAATAATTGGTTCAACAGTCTCTCTAAATATGTTAGTTGATTCTAACTATTCAAAAATTATTTCAAAATCAATAAGATTTATTGCTGATAGAACTACAAGAAACAAAATAACAGTTGGTGGCAATGTTGTAGGGCAACTGCCATTTAGAGAAGTTGTTCTTCCACTACTTTTGCTTGATTCAAAAGTGAGAATTTATACTTCTGAAGGTTTTAAAGAATTTAATATAAATGAAATTTTTGACAAAAATTTAAAAATAACAAAAGGAGATATAGTAGTACAATTTATTCTAAAAAAAGAATTTCTAAATTTAGATTTTTATTATGATAGAAAAGTTTTCTTTTCAAGAGTTGATTATCCCATTGTTTCAACTCTTTTTGTTAAAAATACAAGTATAAAAATGGCAATTACTGGCGCATTTAACTTTCCTTTAAGAGATAAAGAGAGCGAGGATATTTTAAATCAAAAAGATTTGAATTTGAGTGAAATAGTTAAAAAAATAGTTGAGAGACTTTCACCACTTTTTAAATCAGATTTTAGAGCATCAAAAGAGTATAGAATAGAGTTGTTTAAAATTATTTTAAATGACGCATTAAGATATTTTGGAAGGAGTTAA
- a CDS encoding (2Fe-2S)-binding protein gives MKIYEGYIEKILNINGEKRKVLIKPNETLLRVIREKIGLTGTKIGCENGDCGACTILINDIPQKSCMTLAIEINEDDKITTIEGIDDENIKKAFIEEDAFQCGFCTSGFIVNVYALLKKNSNPDDEMIREYLESNLCRCTGYAGIENALKKLIKK, from the coding sequence ATGAAAATATACGAAGGTTACATTGAAAAAATATTAAATATTAATGGCGAAAAAAGAAAAGTATTGATTAAACCAAATGAAACTCTTTTAAGAGTTATAAGAGAAAAGATTGGTTTAACAGGTACCAAAATAGGTTGTGAAAATGGAGATTGTGGTGCATGCACTATTTTAATTAATGATATACCCCAAAAATCTTGCATGACTCTTGCTATTGAAATTAATGAAGATGATAAAATAACTACAATTGAAGGAATAGATGATGAAAACATAAAAAAGGCATTTATTGAAGAAGATGCTTTTCAATGCGGTTTTTGTACATCAGGCTTTATTGTAAATGTTTATGCTCTTTTAAAAAAGAATAGTAATCCAGATGATGAAATGATTAGAGAATATCTTGAGAGTAATTTATGTAGATGCACAGGTTATGCTGGAATTGAAAATGCTCTTAAAAAATTAATTAAGAAATGA